A single region of the Ictalurus punctatus breed USDA103 chromosome 17, Coco_2.0, whole genome shotgun sequence genome encodes:
- the LOC108277534 gene encoding zona pellucida sperm-binding protein 4: MATTRVSLALVGLFLVFNYVSSTPASPQAAKMPPQAPQLPGKPTLQPQMPGQVVKCQVQDYERVPCGEPGINSDQCTTINCCFDGQQCYYGKMVTVQCTLDGQFVLVVARDATVPRISLESISMLGGNTGPCSPVDSNTAFAIYQFPVTACGTTMMVQGGYVVYENRMLSSYEVGVGPRGAITRDTHYELYFQCKYSGVSLATLAIDPSANADPPSIVASGPLQVELRLGNGRCVAKGCAEDEVAYTSYYSAADYPVTKVLREPVYVEVHIVRRTDPNIVLVLGGCWATASPNPYSLPQWDLLVNGCPYKDDRYLTKLIPVNGMSGLAYPTHYRRFVLKMFTFVDPDSMAPMHETLYIHCSTAVCLPTAQDSCEPTCARRRRDAAAAEGSPHTSGVVSSGAVIFTQSSSPQFV; encoded by the exons ATGGCAACTACAAGGGTAAGTTTAGCACTTGTGGGGCTTTTTCTGGTCTTCAACTACGTGAGCAGTACACCTGCATCTCCGCAAGCTGCAAAAATGCCACCTCAAGCTCCTCAGCTTCCTGGGAAGCCTACTTTGCAGCCACAGATGCCTGGCCAGGTTGTGAAATGCCAAGTGCAAGACTATGAAAGGGTTCCTTGTGGAGAACCTGGCATCAACAGTGATCAGTGCACCACTATAAACTGCTGTTTTGATGGCCAACAGTGCTATTATGGGAAGATGG TGACTGTCCAGTGTACCCTTGATGGCCAGTTTGTGCTGGTGGTGGCCAGAGATGCAACAGTTCCCAGGATAAGCCTGGAGTCCATCAGCATGTTGGGAGGAAACACTGGACCCTGTAGTCCTGTTGACTCAAATACAGCCTTTGCTATATACCAGTTTCCTGTAACTGCTTGTGGGACGACCATGATG GTACAAGGTGGCTATGTGGTCTATGAAAACAGGATGCTCTCTTCCTATGAGGTTGGGGTTGGACCCCGAGGAGCAATCACCAGAGACACTCACTATGA GCTTTACTTCCAGTGTAAATATTCAGGTGTTAGCTTGGCCACTCTGGCTATTGACCCTTCAGCCAATGCTGATCCTCCCTCCATTGTTGCTTCTGGACCACTCCAAGTAGAACTAAGACTAGGAAATGGTCGCTGTGTTGCAAAGGGGTGTGCAGAAG ATGAAGTGGCCTATACCTCGTACTACAGTGCTGCTGACTACCCTGTGACTAAGGTTCTGAGGGAACCAGTGTATGTTGAAGTGCACATTGTGAGAAGAACTGATCCAAATATTGTCCTGGTTTTGGGAGGCTGCTGGGCGACTGCTTCCCCTAACCCCTACAGCCTTCCCCAGTGGGACCTTCTGGTGAATGG GTGTCCATACAAAGATGACCGCTATTTGACCAAGCTGATCCCAGTTAATGGGATGTCTGGACTTGCCTACCCCACTCATTACAGACGctttgtcctgaagatgttcaCATTTGTGGATCCAGACTCTATGGCTCCAATGCATGAGACG CTCTACATCCACTGCAGTACAGCTGTATGTCTTCCAACTGCACAAGACTCTTGTGAACCAACGTGTGCCAGAAGAA GAAGAGATGCTGCTGCTGCAGAAGGCTCTCCTCACACCTCAGGAGTGGTGTCTAGTGGAGCTGTGATCTTTACCCAAAGCTCCTCACCTCAGTTTGTTTAA
- the bloc1s3 gene encoding biogenesis of lysosome-related organelles complex 1 subunit 3, producing the protein MADRKSQIVVEGEASESDSDQEIFMTSGLTVPGEASETESEGEEEKPAAFHHDLPPLTVDRHDNVSMTQQSPTTPTHGSHVNSLLQQKLQESNARLCADVSQSVRQVYHGATRDIKAATAHLSHSQGVIIAASHAVRVAMDDLRAVCDKIDIITSCRLLPDIAMTTPGAPTAHCSSPH; encoded by the coding sequence ATGGCCGACAGGAAGTCACAGATTGTGGTGGAAGGAGAGGCGTCCGAGTCGGACTCTGATCAGGAGATCTTCATGACGTCTGGACTCACGGTTCCGGGCGAAGCatcagagacagaaagtgagggCGAGGAAGAAAAACCCGCCGCCTTCCATCATGACTTACCGCCTCTCACTGTCGATCGTCATGACAACGTGTCCATGACTCAGCAGAGCCCGACCACACCCACACACGGCAGCCATGTTAACTCACTGCTGCAGCAGAAACTGCAGGAGAGCAACGCGCGTCTGTGTGCTGACGTGAGCCAGAGCGTGAGACAGGTTTATCACGGAGCCACGAGGGACATTAAAGCAGCCACGGCACACCTGAGTCACTCTCAGGGCGTGATCATCGCCGCCTCACACGCCGTCCGTGTCGCCATGGACGATCTCCGGGCCGTGTGTGACAAGATCGACATCATCACTAGCTGTCGGTTGCTGCCTGACATCGCCATGACGACGCCTGGAGCACCCACAGCGCACTGCTCCTCTCCTCATTAA
- the LOC108278067 gene encoding gamma-interferon-inducible lysosomal thiol reductase, producing the protein MCVLKFVLACLAIVVSECASSPADRCEALGQCVQVNSSRNNDPVNVTLYYESLCPDCQKFLALQLMPTFIMLKEIMSLELVPYGNAQEKQVGDKYQFTCQHGPDECLGNMIETCVLNKKLGGAAYAVIYCMEAAVDVVKAAESCLALFSPETRFGDIMACANGDEGNQLMHQNAKKTAALQPPHQYVPWITVNGEHTDDLQQKAMGSLFQLVCSLYKGQAPAACTLGQKVVKTSYC; encoded by the exons ATGTGTGTGCTGAAGTTCGTTCTCGCCTGCCTCGCGATTGTTGTGTCTGAATGCGCGAGCTCACCGGCCGACAGATGCgag gcactGGGGCAGTGTGTGCAGGTGAACTCCAGCAGGAACAATGATCCTGTGAATGTGACTCTGTACTATGAGTCTCTGTGTCCCGATTGTCAGAAGTTTCTGGCATTACAGCTCATGCCAACCTTCATCATGCTGAAAGAGATCATGAGTTTGGAGCTCGTCCCGTACGGCAACGCTCAG GAGAAGCAGGTTGGAGACAAGTACCAGTTCACCTGTCAGCACGGACCAGATGAGTGTCTGGGCAACATGATCGAG acttGTGTGCTGAATAAGAAACTGGGCGGTGCTGCGTATGCAGTGATTTACTGCATGGAAGCGGCTGTGGACGTGGTGAAGGCTGCGGAATCC TGTCTCGCCCTGTTCAGCCCAGAAACGCGCTTCGGTGACATCATGGCGTGTGCGAACGGTGACGAGGGAAACCAGTTAATGCACCAGAACGCCAAGAAAACTGCCGCTTTACAGCCACCGCATCAATACGTGCCGTGGATCACCGTCAATGGA GAGCACACTGATGACCTGCAGCAGAAAGCAATGGGCTCACTCTTCCAACTCGTCTGCAGTCTGTACAAG GGTCAGGCCCCGGCAGCGTGCACTCTCGGACAGAAGGTGGTAAAGACAAGTTACTGCTGA
- the LOC108278070 gene encoding gamma-interferon-inducible lysosomal thiol reductase → MCVLKSALALACLAVLVYEGASSPADRCGVLGQCVQVNSSRSADSVTVSLYYESLCPGCRQFLALQLLPTFIMLNEIMNVELVPYGNAQEQKVGEKYQFTCQHGPDECLGNMIETCVLNKLKGGAQYAVIYCMEAAADVVKAAESCLALFSPETRFGDIMACANGDEGNQLMHQNAKKTAALQPPHQYVPWITVNGEHTDDLQQKAMGSLFQLVCSLYKGQAPAACTLGQKVVKTSYC, encoded by the exons ATGTGTGTCCTGAAGTCCGCGCTCGCGCTGGCCTGCCTCGCTGTGTTGGTGTACGAGGGCGCGAGCTCACCGGCCGACAGATGCGGG gtactGGGGCAGTGTGTGCAGGTGAACTCCAGTAGGAGCGCTGATTCTGTGACCGTGTCTCTGTACTATGAGTCTCTGTGTCCCGGCTGTCGGCAGTTCCTGGCGTTGCAGCTCTTGCCGACCTTCATCATGCTGAATGAGATCATGAATGTGGAGCTCGTCCCGTACGGCAATGCTCAG GAGCAGAAGGTTGGAGAGAAGTACCAGTTCACTTGTCAGCACGGACCAGACGAGTGTCTGGGCAACATGATCGAG acgTGTGTGCTGAATAAGCTAAAGGGTGGTGCTCAGTATGCAGTGATTTACTGCATGGAAGCGGCCGCGGACGTGGTGAAGGCGGCGGAATCT TGTCTCGCCCTGTTCAGCCCAGAAACGCGCTTCGGTGACATCATGGCATGTGCGAACGGTGACGAGGGAAACCAGTTAATGCACCAGAACGCCAAGAAAACTGCCGCTTTACAGCCACCGCATCAATACGTGCCGTGGATCACCGTCAACGGA GAGCACACCGATGACCTGCAGCAGAAAGCAATGGGCTCACTCTTCCAACTCGTCTGCAGTCTGTACAAG ggtcAGGCCCCGGCAGCGTGCACTCTCGGACAGAAGGTGGTAAAGACAAGTTACTGCTGA
- the LOC108278073 gene encoding ras-related protein Rab-3A, translating into MASVNEPHYGHRDSVDQNFDYMFKILIIGNSSVGKTSFLFRYADDSFTPAFVSTVGIDFKVKTIYRNDKRIKLQIWDTAGQERYRTITTAYYRGAMGFILMYDITNEESFSAVQDWSTQIKTYSWENAQVLLVGNKCDLEEERVITLDRGRELSQQLGLGFLEASAKANVNVKQTFECLVDVICERMKESPDTLTNSSVPQGADLNNHPQRSHKDCAC; encoded by the exons ATGGCATCAGTTAATGAGCCTCATTACGGACACAGAGACTCTGTGGATCAGAACTTCGATTACATGTTCAAGATCCTGATCATCGGGAACAGTAGTGTGGGAAAGACCAGCTTCCTGTTCCGCTACGCTGACGACTCGTTCACGCCGGCATTCGTCAGCACGGTTGGCATCGACTTCAAAGTCAAAACCATCTACAGGAATGACAAGAGGATCAAACTGCAGATTTGG gacacGGCTGGACAGGAGCGGTACAGAACGATCACTACAGCGTATTACAGAGGAGCAATGGGCTTCATCCTGATGTATGACATCACTAACGAGGAGTCATTCAGTGCTGTTCAGgactg gtccACTCAGATTAAGACGTACTCGTGGGAGAATGCTCAGGTGCTCTTAGTGGGAAATAAGTGTGATCTGGAGGAGGAGAGAGTCATCACTTTGGACCGAGGGAGAGAATTGTCACAGCAACTCG gtcTGGGGTTTTTGGAGGCGAGTGCGAAGGCGAATGTGAACGTGAAGCAGACGTTTGAGTGTTTAGTGGATGTAATCTGTGAGAGAATGAAGGAGAGTCCGGACACACTGACAAACAGCAGCGTTCCTCAGGGGGCGGATCTGAACAACCACCCACAACGCTCACACAAAGACTGTgcatgctga
- the gyg1a gene encoding glycogenin-1a, producing the protein MTDQAYVTLATNDSYAKGAMVLGVCLRNHRTSRKLAILIGDDVSQPFRSALSQIFDEVCEVNVLDSGDPACLAMMKRPELSVTFTKLHCWSLTHYSKCVFMDADTLVLCNIDELFEREELSAAPDPGWPDCFNSGVFVFQPSKETYTSLLNACILNGSFDGGDQGLLNSYFSDWATADIAKHLPFIYNLSSISIYTYLPAFKHFGHNARVIHFLGEKKPWDYQLGDGDGDEESRSETGQCRSSSLYPDYVQQWWSVFKSSVLPLLSKEHTCPPSDTPDVEQETVYVEAARVEECVHPSASQTSSQDRKQKWEQGDADYLGEDSFTHIERKLDSFLK; encoded by the exons ATGACAG aCCAGGCGTATGTCACACTCGCTACAAATGACAGCTATGCTAAAGGAGCGATGGTGCTCGGTGTATGTTTGAGGAACCACAGAACATCTCGTAAGCTTGCCATACTGATCGGAGATGACGTTTCACAACCcttcag GTCAGCCCTCAGTCAGATCTTTGACGAGgtgtgtgaggtgaatgtgttAGACAGCGGAGATCCGGCTTGCTTGGCGATGATGAAGAGACCCGAGCTCAGCGTGACCTTCACTAAACTGCACTGCTGGAGCCTCACACACTATTCAAAGTGTGTGTTCATGGACGCAGACACACTG GTTCTGTGTAACATTGACGAGCTGTTTGAGCGTGAGGAGCTCTCGGCGGCGCCCGACCCCGGCTGGCCCGACTGCTTTAACTCgggagtgtttgtgtttcagccGTCGAAGGAAACGTACACCAGCTTACTGAACGCCTGCATCCTGAACGGCAGCTTCGACG gtggggaTCAGGGTCTGTTAAACAGTTATTTCAGCGACTGGGCTACAGCTGATATCGCTAAACACCTTCCCTTCATCTATAACCTGAGCAGTATTTCCATCTACACCTACCTACCAGCGTTCAAACA CTTTGGCCACAATGCCAGGGTGATCCACTTCCTGGGTGAGAAGAAGCCGTGGGATTATCAGCtcggtgatggtgatggtgatgaagagAGCAGGAGTGAGACGGGGCAGTGTCGTTCTTCCTCTCTGTATCCGGATTACGTTCAGCAGTGGTGGAGTGTGTTTAAGTCGTCGGTGCTGCCGTTACTCTCGAAGGAGCACACATGTCCGCCTTCGGACACGCCCGACGTGGAG CAGGAGACTGTGTACGTCGAGGCAGCGCGAGTGGAGGAGTGTGTTCATCCATCGGCTTCTCAAACCTCCTCACAGGACAGGAAGCAGAAGTGGGAGCAAGGAGACGCTGATTATCTCGGAGAGGACTCGTTCACACACATCGAGAGAAAACTCGACTCCTTCCTCAagtga